Within Mucilaginibacter inviolabilis, the genomic segment GATTAGTACGAAAAGCTCTCATCTGTTCGGCAATCATTGAACGAGGGCGTTCAGAGACAATAAGAGGAACCGAATCATCTGAGTGGGCTATCTCAGCAAGAATTGGTGTTCTCGTAAGCTTTTCAATTTGAGATTTATCCCTGATTTTATAATCTAATACGTTTTTCAGATATATTATTATAATTGGCAGAAGTAATCCTAATAGTATAAAAAAAGAATAGATTACACTCTTAACCGGCTTCAAAGGTGTGTTATCACTTATCGCTTTATCAATTGTTCTACTATCTGAAATAGTTGTAGCTAAAGAAAGCTCTGTTGATTCGCGTTTTTGCAATAAGAAATTAAACAGGTTATTTTTGATATCCTGCTGCCTCATTACATCAAGTAACCCTCTTTCTTTAGCAGGTACATTTTTTATTATTCCCGAAAACTTTTTGCTTTCGCTTATTAACTGCTCTTTATTTAGTAGTAAGCCACTCTTTACGTTCTTTAATGTAGGCAGTAATGTTTCTTTAATACTTTGTATCTGGTCGTTTAGAGAGTTAACAATTGGATTTGTCTCTGGTGTGGTTCGTAACAAACTTGTTCTTGATATTTGGGCCTGACCCAATTGTTGTACCAAGGCCAATAAAGAAGGATCTTGTATACCCAGCATGGATGGTAATTTTACTCCTGTATTATCATTGCCTTCATTTAAATAAGACTCCAGATTATCCAACGATGCAAGTTGCAGGTTTATTTTGCTTAATTGATCGTCGTTATCTTTCACACTACTTAAAAACAATCCTGATTCAGCAGATATATCAGTGATGCTATTGCTCGATTTATAGTCCTGAACTTTCTTTTCAACAGAACTTAAATCGTTGGCTATTGATACCAGCCGGCTTTGAATAAAGTTTAATGAATTTGTTGCCGTTTTATTTTTATCATCAATGGCAGCTATATTGTATTCGTCAATCAGATTATCCAAAATGTCTTTTCCTCGCTGCGGTATAGCATCTTCTAAACTAATTAATAATACAGTAGCCTCTTTACTTGCAGGATCGATTTTTATATTACCTGAATAAGCAGCAGCAAGATTTGCGGTTGTACTAAAAGTAACATAAATAGGCTGATTAGAAAAACGAACATTTTTGGAGCGTGTAATAAGTATCAGACCAGCGTCTGTTTGTACAGGTTTATTTAATGAAACTGGCCTTCCATTAAACAAAGCTTTTTGTTCATCAACCAAATTAACAAGCCATTCCTTAGAATAAGTAAGTGCCCCCGGTTTTAGAACCTCTACTTCAAATGGGCCATTTTTATACAAATAGTATTTTGCTAAATGATGTTGTATATAATAATTTGTTTGAAGATGCAATGCTTCTACAACTTTAGTCATTAAAGAGTTAGACTTCAGTATTTGTATTTCATTATCTATAATCTTACTTGAAGAATTCAGATCAAGTTGATTTAACAAATCTTTAGCATCACTGCTTGCTGGGTTTTTATCGTCCTTAATTAATAAAGTAGTTTGAATTTTATACTGAGGAATTTGCGTTTGGATAAACAAATAACCAAGTACCAATGCCAATAGAAAGGACACAATAAACCACTTCCAATGAACTAAATATTTAAATAATATCTCTCGAGGATTTATTTCGGGTTCTTCAGCACCACTAACAATATATTCGGAAAACTTTTTTTCTTCTTGCATAAAAACTATATAACTATCTCCTTACAATGTAAAGTATTAAAGTAAGTAAGCTTACAACAATTGGTACTACCTGATAAGTCCTATCAATTGATTGGGCTTTGGCTTTTCCTGTTTTTACATATATAACATCGTTAGCGTGCAAATAATAATAAGGAGAATTAAAAACGTCCCTTCCTCGTAAATCAACATTACCAAAAACTTTCTTCCCGTTCATATCTCTAACAATTGTTATACTATCTCTTCTTGCAAATACAGTTAAGTCTCCTGCTAAACTCAATGCTTCAGGCAATGTTATCATTTCATTTGGAATAGTATAGATTGAGGGCTTGGCTACCTCCCCTAAAACGGAGATACGATAGTTTAAGAATCTAACGTTTACAGTTGGTTCTTTTAAGTACTTACTTACTAAAACCTTTATGGTGTCACTTGCTTGTGTTGTTGAAAGCCCGCTTATTTTTAAGTTTCCTATCAAAGGTAATTGTATAACACCCGATGAGTTTACTAAATATCCAGGAGCCGCAGACTGACTCAGTACAGCCGCGCCACTACCAGGGGTTGAAGAAGAACTACTGGAGCCCGAACTAACCGAATAAGGGTTAAAAAAGCTACTAGCCTCGGGGTTTAATGAATTTACATAAATCGAAAGAATGTCTCCTGGTTGAATTTTGGGGATATAAACTTTAGCTAAATCAAGCGTATCGGTAAAACCTTTTGTTTTTTGAAAATAAACCAGCTTTTTCTCATTGCTACAGGAAGATATAAGAATTACGGAAACAATAGCTAAAAAAAACTTTAAGAAATTATTTTTTATCATTTAGATTGTTTTTAAATTTTAGAAGATACATTACAACCTTCCCTTTTATTGATAACTATTTAGTATGCTGGCAATATTAATAAAAAACAATTGTCGTGCCCAAATATACAAAATCACTTAACAAAGTATCATTTTTTTTAGCAATTTATTTGTATTTTGGTATTTTTTTTATTAATAATGAAATAATCTAAGATTAATTTAGAGTTCACTTTCCTCAAGTTAAATGAGGAATAAATTATGCCTGCCCCATTGTTCCACCAAAATTCATCGGGAAACCTGAAGGCTCTTGTTGAACCTTAATTCGTCCATTAATCGATTCAAATTTTTCCAGATTGTCTTCCAATGCGGTTAATAAACGTTTAGCATGCTCTGGAGTTAAAATAACCCGTGACTTTACTTTTGCCTTTGGTATTCCTGGCATTACCCTGATAAAATCGAGCACAAACTCTGAGCTTGAGTGGGTAATTATCGCCAAATTTGAATAAATTCCTTCTGCTATTTCTTCAGAAAGTTCAATATTCAGTTGATTTTCATTTTGTTCTTCCATTTTATTAAATAATAAAGCCATCCATTTATCAAAAGGCTCTCCAATAATAACAAATATTGTTCAACCTTTAATTGCATTTCAATTCATGCTTTAAAAAAATGCTTTATCGTAAGCAGTGAAACTCAGAACAGCCATGTTTTATTTTTGTTTCATTTTTTTTTCTTTTTACTAATGTGATATAATCTCATCATTAAACAAAAAAGCCCTTCGGTAAAAACCGAAGGGCTTGTTAATATATTCAAATGAATTTACGCTTCTACTTCTTCAGTTTTTGAAGCCATTAAGCGATCAAATTCTTCCTGTGAACCTACACGGATATTTTCATATTCACGTAAGCCTGTACCAGAAGGAATCAAGTGACCAACAATAACATTTTCTTTCAAGCCAAGCATCAGATCCTTTTTACCAGCTATAGCAGCCTCATTAAGAACCTTTGTAGTTTCCTGGAATGACGCAGCCGAGATAAACGACTTAGTGCCTAATGAAGCCCTGGTAATACCTTGTAGTATCGGACTTGAAGTTGCCGCAATAGCATCGCGTACTTCAACTAACCTTAAATCACGACGTTTCAGAACAGAATTCTCATCACGTAATCTTCTTAATGATACGATCTGACCGGCTTTTAAAGTAGTTGAATCACCTGGTTCAATTACAACCTTTTTATCAAATATATCATCATTCTCGGTCATGAAATCCCAGCTGTCAACAGCTTCACGCTCTAAGAAACGAGTATCACCCGCATCTTCGATTGATACTTTCTGCATCATCTGGTGAACAATCACCTCAAAGTGTTTATCATTGATCTTCACACCCTGTAAACGGTAAACCTCTTGTATACCATTTACCAGATATTCCTGTACCGCAGCCGGGCCCTTAATAGCCAGGATATCAGCAGGTGATATAGAACCATCAGATAACGGCATACCAGCTTTCACAAAGTCGTTATCCTGTACAAGGATGTGTTTTGACAATGGAACAAGGTACTTTTTAACCTGACCATCTTTTGATTCGATAGTGATTTCACGGTTACCACGTTTAACACCACCTAAGGTTACCACACCATCTATCTCTGTTACTACAGCAGGGTTTGATGGGTTACGTGCCTCAAATAACTCAGTTACGCGTGGTAAACCACCGGTGATATCCCGGGTTTTACCAGTTGAACGAGGGATCTTAGCAATAACCTGTCCTGTTTGTAGTTTTTCACCTTCTTCAACAGCGATGTGCGCCCCCACAGGGATGTTATATCCTTTTATTACGTTACCTTTTGTGTCGGTAATTTGAATAACAGGGTTTTTTGTTTTATCCCTTGTATCGATAATTACCTTTTCACGGTGACCAGTTTGCTCATCAGATTCTTCCCGGAAAGTGATACCATCCAATACGGCTTCAAACTGGGTTAAACCTGCAAATTCAGATATGATCACCGCGTTATACGGATCCCATGAACAAATACGATCGCCACGGGTAATTTTGCTGCCATCTTTTACATACAGGTATGAACCGTATGGAATGTTATTGGTAACAATTACTTTATTGCTTCCTTCTTCAACAATGCGGAACTCACCAGAACGACCTAATACCACGTCTACATCACCTTCTTCGGTTTTGTATTGAACAGTACGTACGTTTTCAAATTCAATGATACCATCAAACCTTGCGTTGATCTGTGATTCAGCCGCGATGTTTGAGGCGGTACCACCCACGTGGAATGTACGTAATGTTAACTGTGTACCCGGCTCACCAATTGACTGTGCTGCAATTACACCAACAGCTTCACCTTTTTGCACACGTTTACCGCTTGCCAGGTTGCGGCCATAGCATAATGCACAAACACCACGCTTACTTTCGCAGGTTAATACCGAACGTATTTCGATACCCTCTAATGGAGAGTTTTCAATCTTTTTACCTACTTCTTCAGTAATGTCCTGACCAGCTACTGCCAACAATTCGTTGGTGATAGGGTCATGCACATCATGTAAAGTTGTACGGCCTAAGATACGGTCATATAACGGCTCAACAATATCTTCATTGTCTTTCAGCGCAGTTGTGTAGATACCTCTTAAAGTACCGCAATCAACTTCACCAACAATCATATCCTGGGCAACGTCATGTAACCTACGGGTTAAGTAACCAGCATCAGCCGTTTTCAACGCCGTATCCGCCAAACCTTTACGGGCACCGTGAGTAGAGATAAAGTATTCCAATACAGACAAACCTTCTTTAAAGTTTGAAAGGATCGGGTTTTCGATAATCTCACCACCTGAACCTGATTTTTGCGGCTTAGCCATCAAACCACGCATACCTGCAAGCTGACGGATCTGCTCTTTTGAACCACGGGCACCTGAATCAAGCATCATGTACACCGAGTTAAAGCCCTGGTTATCGTTACTTAGGATGTCCATTACATTCGCAGTTAAGCGATTGTTGATACGTGTCCAGATATCGATAATTTGGTTATAACGCTCGTTGTTGGTAATGAAACCCATGTTGTAGTTACCCATTACTTCTTCAACTTGTTTAGAAGCTGTTTCGATCAGTGTAACTTTTTCAGCAGGGATATTGATATCCTTCAGGTTAAATGATAAGCCACCTTGAAATGCCATTTTGAAACCTAATTCCTTAATATCATCAAGGAACTGGGCTGCACGGGCCATACCGGTAATTTTAACAACCTCACCAATAATATCACGCAGTGATTTTTTGGTCAGCAATTCGTTGATATAACCTACTTCAACCGGTACATGCTGATTAAACAACACGCGGCCTACGGTAGTATCAATGATTTTGCTTACTATGCTGCCATCTTTTTCTTTTACTAAACCTTTAACTTTAATAAAGGCGTGCAGGTCAATTTTCTTCTCGTTATAAGCAATAAGTACTTCTTCTGCAGAATAGAAAGTTAACCCCTGCCCTTTAACCACACGGGTTGCATCTGTTTTACGGCCTTTGGTTATGTAGTACAAACCAAGCACCATGTCCTGTGATGGTACAGTAATAGGCGTACCGTTAGCAGGGTTAAGGATGTTGTGTGATGCCAGCATTAAAATTTGGGCTTCCAAAATTGCCGCGTTACCTAGTGGTACGTGAACGGCCATCTGGTCACCGTCAAAATCCGCGTTGAAGGCGGTACAGGTTAATGGGTGCAATTGGATCGCTTTACCTTCAACCAGTTTTGGCTGGAACGACTGGATACCTAATCTGTGCAGCGTAGGCGCACGGTTTAATAATACAGGGTGTCCTTTCAATACGTTTTCCAGGATGTCCCAAACTAATGGGTCTTTACGATCAACTATCTTTTTGGCAGATTTTACTGTTTTAACCACACCACGCTCAATCATTTTGCGGATGATAAATGGTTTAAACAGCTCGGCAGCCATATCTTTTGGTAAACCGCACTCGTGTAATTTAAGGTTCGGGCCTACAACAATTACCGAACGGGCAGAGTAATCCACACGTTTACCTAATAAGTTTTGACGGAAACGGCCTTGTTTACCTTTCAGGATGTCTGAAAGTGATTTCAGGGCGCGGTTACCTTCGGTTTTTACCGCGTTTACTTTACGTGAGTTATCGAACAACGAGTCAACAGCTTCCTGTAACATACGTTTTTCGTTACGTAATATAACTTCCGGTGCTTTGATCTCGATCAAACGTTTTAAACGGTTGTTACGAATAATTACACGACGGTAAAGGTCATTCAAATCCGAAGTTGCGAAACGGCCACCTTCCAGTGGTACCAACGGACGCAATTCAGGCGGGATAACCGGAACGATTTTAACAATCATCCACTCAGGATTATTCTCGATACGAGTTTTTGCATCACGGAAAGCTTCAACAACCTGTAAACGTTTTAAAGCTTCGTTTTTACGTTGTTGTGAAGTTTCGTTTGCTGCCTGGTGACGCAGGCTAAATGATAACTCATCCAGGTCAAGGCGTTTCAACAGCTCTTCAAGAGCCTCGGCACCCATTTTGGCTACAAATTTCTGCGGATCTTTATCATCCAGGTATTGGTTTTCTTTTGGCAGGGTATCCAACACATCAAGATATTCCTCTTCAGTCAAGAAATCCATTTTGTTGATACCATCAGCTTCTTTGATACCTGGCTGTATAACTACATAACGCTCGTAGTATATAATTAAGTCGAGCCTTTTTGTTGGCAAGCCTAACAGGTAACCGATTTTGTTTGGTAATGAACGGAAGTACCAGATATGAGCAACAGGAACTACAAGGTTAATGTGGCCCATGCGCTCGCGGCGTACTTTCTTTTCGGTTACTTCAACACCGCAACGGTCGCACACGATACCTTTGTAACGGATACGTTTGTATTTACCGCAATGGCACTCATAATCTTTAACCGGACCAAAAATACGTTCGCAGAATAAACCATCGCGCTCAGGTTTATAAGTCCTGTAGTTGATGGTTTCTGGTTTTAAAACTTCACCGCTTGAACGTTCCAGAATGGACTCAGGAGAGGCCAGACTGATCGTAATTGTGGTGAAATTACTTTTGATTTTATTATCCTTTTTGTAAGACATAGTCTCCTTGTTTTTTAATGATTGAATTAGTGAGTTAGTGAATTAGTGAGTTAACCTGTTTTGTTAAATCACTCTTTTACTATGTTTGAATTAGTGAGCCAGCGAATTGATGATTTGTTCAATCACTAATTCACTAACTCACTAAATCACTAATTATTCTAACGTGATATCTAAACCTAAACCTCTTAATTCATGAACCAATACGTTGAATGATTCAGGAACTGATGGTGTTGGCAGGTTTTCACCTTTAACAATAGCCTCGTAAGTTTTGGCACGGCCGATAACATCATCCGATTTAACGGTCAATATTTCCTGCAGTATGTTTGATGCACCGAATGCTTCAAGTGCCCAAACCTCCATCTCACCAAAACGCTGACCACCAAATTGAGCTTTACCACCCAATGGTTGTTGTGTAATTAATGAGTATGGCCCGATAGAACGTGCGTGCATCTTATCATCAACCATGTGACCCAGTTTCAGCATGTATATAATACCTACTGTAGTTTGCTGGTCAAAACGGTCGCCTGTTAAGCCATTGTATAAATAGGTACGACCTGATTCTGGTAAGTTTGCTTTTTTAACCCACTCTTCCACTTCTTCATGGCTTGCACCATCAAAAATCGGGGTAGCGAATTTAATACCAAGCTCTTTACCGGCCCAGCCTAATACGGTTTCATAGATCTGGCCCAGGTTCATACGTGAAGGTACACCCAGTGGGTTCAACACAATATCAACCGGTGTTCCATCCTCCAGGAAAGGCATATCCTCGTCACGTACAATACGTGCTACGATACCTTTGTTACCGTGACGACCGGCCATTTTATCACCTACTTTAAGCTTACGCTTTTTAGCGATGTAAACTTTAGCCATTTGTACGATACCTGATGGAAGCTCATCACCCACACTGATAGCGAATTTATCACGACGGTAAGCTCCTAATTCCTCATTAACTTTGATGTTATAGTTATGAAGTAAAAGCTTGATCTGATCGTTTTTATCATCATCAGTTGTCCATTTAGTTGGGTTAATGTTTTCGTAATTAAGCTCAACTAAAATTTTCTGGGTGAATTTTACACCTTTTGGTACTAAAAGCTCTTTGTAAATGTTGTAAACACCTTGTGATGTTTTACCATTCACGATCTCAAATAACTTTTCGATCAAAGTGTTTTTAAGTTCTTTTACAGCTCTTTCGTGTTTAGTATCCAGTTTCTCCAACTGTGCTTTTTCTTCGGCCTTAGAGGTCTTTTTAGCACGGCTGAACAATTTGGTATCAATAACAACACCTGCAATAGATGGTGGAGTTTTCAGTGACGCATCTTTAACGTCGCCTGCTTTATCACCAAATATGGCACGTAACAGTTTTTCTTCCGGTGACGGATCTGATTCCCCTTTTGGAGTGATCTTACCAATCAGGATATCGCCTTCTTTAACCTCGGCACCAACACGGATAATACCGTCTTCGTCAAGATCTTTAGTAGCTTCTTCTGATACGTTAGGGATATCTGGTGTCAATTCCTCTTCACCACGTTTGGTATCACGTACTTCCAGCTCAAACTCTTCAACGTGAAGTGAAGTGAAAATATCCTGTGAAACTACACGCTCAGATATTACGATCGCATCCTCAAAGTTATATCCCTGCCAAGGCATGAACGCCACTTTTAAGTTACGGCCCAATGCAAGCTCACCATTCTGAGTAGCGTAACCTTCGCAAAGAACTTCACCTTTTGATACTCTTTGGCCTTTTTTAACAATCGGCTTCAGGTTCATGGTGGTGCTTTGGTTGGTTTTTTTGAATTTGGTTAAACGATAGCTTTTTGAATCGCCATCAAATGAAACCAAACGGTCAAGCTCATCACGGTCATATTTAATACGGATCTCGTTGGCATCAACATATTCCACAACACCATCGCCTTCGGCGTTGATCAGTGTACGTGAATCTTTTGCCACACGTCCTTCCAGTCCGGTTCCAACAATTGGCGCTTCAGGGCGTAACAATGGTACGGCCTGGCGTTGCATGTTCGATCCCATCAATGCACGGTTAGCATCATCATGTTCCAGGAACGGAATTAATGAAGCCGCTATAGAAGTGATCTGGTTTGGAGCGATATCCATCAAATCGAGTCTTTCCGGCTCAATGATCGGGAAGTCACCTTCAAAACGTGCTTTTACTTTTGGCAATGCAAACACACCTTTATCATCATAATGGGCATTAGCCTGACCAATAGTTTTACCGTCCTCATCTTCTGCAGATAAATAGATAACTGGCTCTTCAACCTGTACCTTACCTTCAACCACACGTTTGTATGGAGTTTCGATAAAGCCTAAGTTGTTGATCTTAGCGTGTACGCAAAGTGATGATATCAAACCAATGTTCGGTCCTTCCGGGGTTTCAATAGTACACAACCTACCGTAGTGGGTGTAGTGTACGTCACGAACCTCGAAACCGGCACGCTCACGTGACAGACCACCGGGCCCAAGGGCTGACAGACGACGCTTGTGCGTGATCTCTGCCAGTGGATTGGTTTGGTCCATGAACTGTGATAACTGGTTTGTTCCGAAGAACGAGTTGATCACTGATGATAATGTACGTGCGTTGATCAGGTCGGTTGGGGTAAACACCTCGTTATCACGGATGTTCATACGCTCACGTATAGTACGTGCCATACGTGCCAAACCAACACCAAACTGAGCATATAACTGCTCACCCACTGTACGAACACGACGGTTTGACAAGTGGTCAATATCATCCACCTCAGCTTTAGAGTTGATCAGTTTGATCAGGTACTTAACAATGGCAATGATATCCTGCTTGGTTAATACCTTTGTTTCATCAGAGGTATTCAGTTTCAACTTACGGTTGATGCGGTAACGACCTACATCACCCAGGTCATATCTTTTATCAGAGAAGAATAAACGATCGATGATACCACGAGCTGTTTCTTCATCAGGTGGTTCAGCGTTACGTAATTGACGGTAGATGTGCTCAACCGCTTCTTTCTCCGAGTTCGAAGTATCTTTCTGTAAGGTATTGTATATAATAGTATAATCACCGCTGGTGGCCGCATCTTCCTTGTTCAGGATGATGGTTTTAACACCCGCGTCGATGATCATATCAATATGATCGTCTTCCAATACGGTTTCACGCTCAAGGATGATCTCATTACGGTCGATAGAAACCACTTCACCGGTATCCTCATCCACGAAATCTTCAACCCATTTTTTAAGCACCCTTGCAGCAAGCTTACGGCCAATGAATTTCTTCAGACCAGATTTGCTCACTTTTACTTCGTCGGCCAGTTCAAACAATTCTAATATATCTTTATCAGAATCGTAACCAATCGCGCGAAGCAATGTAGTAACCGGGAATTTCTTTTTACGGTCAATGTAAGCATACATCACGTTGTTAACGTCTGTAGCAAACTCAATCCATGAACCTTTAAAAGGTATAACACGGGCAGAGTATAATTTTGTACCGTTGGTGTGGCGGCTTTGGCCAAAGAACACACCTGGTGAACGGTGTAACTGAGATACAATTACGCGCTCAGCACCATTTATAACAAATGTACCTTTAGGGGTCATGTATGGGATAGTTCCCAGGTACACGTCCTGTACAATAGTTTCAAAATCTTCGTGCTCCTCATCATTACATGAAAGGCGAAGCTTGGCTTTTAAAGGCACACTGTAGGTTAATCCGCGCTCAATACACTCTTGTATATCGTAACGTGGCGGATCAATAAAGTAATCAAGAAATTCTAAAACAAAGATGTTTCTTGAGTCCGATATCGGAAAATTTTCAGCAAACACTTTAAACAAACCTTCTTTATAACGGTTGTCTGAGGTGGTTTCCAATTGAAAAAATTCCTGGAAAGATTGTAACTGCACATCCAGGAAATCAGGGTAATCAAGTACCTTTCTGCTGGTTGCAAAGTTTACTCTTTGATTATTGTTGTTTGCCAAGGTATTATAATTTTAGTTTATTAATAAACCTGTATTTAGAAGTGAGATATGAGACGTAAGTATTGAGACCAAAAAAATTTCACAAGCTATATCCTGCAAAAAATCCCAAATCTCAAATCTAATATCTCAAGTCTATTATATATAAACAGCAATAGACCCCGACCAAAATAGGTCGGAGTCTGATGCTATATTTTTATTGGGTTAACTTATTTAACCTCAACTACTGCTCCAGCTTCTTCTAATTGAGTTTTCAAAGATTGAGCTTCTTCTTTAGTTACACCAGTTTTTAATTCTTTTGGTGCGCCGTCAACAAGATCTTTAGCTTCTTTCAAACCTAAGCCAGTTAAGTCTTTTACTAATTTAACAACTGCTAATTTTGAGCCACCTGCTTCTTTCAGGATAACGTCAAATGCAGTTTGTTCTGCTGCAGCAGCAGG encodes:
- the rpoB gene encoding DNA-directed RNA polymerase subunit beta yields the protein MANNNNQRVNFATSRKVLDYPDFLDVQLQSFQEFFQLETTSDNRYKEGLFKVFAENFPISDSRNIFVLEFLDYFIDPPRYDIQECIERGLTYSVPLKAKLRLSCNDEEHEDFETIVQDVYLGTIPYMTPKGTFVINGAERVIVSQLHRSPGVFFGQSRHTNGTKLYSARVIPFKGSWIEFATDVNNVMYAYIDRKKKFPVTTLLRAIGYDSDKDILELFELADEVKVSKSGLKKFIGRKLAARVLKKWVEDFVDEDTGEVVSIDRNEIILERETVLEDDHIDMIIDAGVKTIILNKEDAATSGDYTIIYNTLQKDTSNSEKEAVEHIYRQLRNAEPPDEETARGIIDRLFFSDKRYDLGDVGRYRINRKLKLNTSDETKVLTKQDIIAIVKYLIKLINSKAEVDDIDHLSNRRVRTVGEQLYAQFGVGLARMARTIRERMNIRDNEVFTPTDLINARTLSSVINSFFGTNQLSQFMDQTNPLAEITHKRRLSALGPGGLSRERAGFEVRDVHYTHYGRLCTIETPEGPNIGLISSLCVHAKINNLGFIETPYKRVVEGKVQVEEPVIYLSAEDEDGKTIGQANAHYDDKGVFALPKVKARFEGDFPIIEPERLDLMDIAPNQITSIAASLIPFLEHDDANRALMGSNMQRQAVPLLRPEAPIVGTGLEGRVAKDSRTLINAEGDGVVEYVDANEIRIKYDRDELDRLVSFDGDSKSYRLTKFKKTNQSTTMNLKPIVKKGQRVSKGEVLCEGYATQNGELALGRNLKVAFMPWQGYNFEDAIVISERVVSQDIFTSLHVEEFELEVRDTKRGEEELTPDIPNVSEEATKDLDEDGIIRVGAEVKEGDILIGKITPKGESDPSPEEKLLRAIFGDKAGDVKDASLKTPPSIAGVVIDTKLFSRAKKTSKAEEKAQLEKLDTKHERAVKELKNTLIEKLFEIVNGKTSQGVYNIYKELLVPKGVKFTQKILVELNYENINPTKWTTDDDKNDQIKLLLHNYNIKVNEELGAYRRDKFAISVGDELPSGIVQMAKVYIAKKRKLKVGDKMAGRHGNKGIVARIVRDEDMPFLEDGTPVDIVLNPLGVPSRMNLGQIYETVLGWAGKELGIKFATPIFDGASHEEVEEWVKKANLPESGRTYLYNGLTGDRFDQQTTVGIIYMLKLGHMVDDKMHARSIGPYSLITQQPLGGKAQFGGQRFGEMEVWALEAFGASNILQEILTVKSDDVIGRAKTYEAIVKGENLPTPSVPESFNVLVHELRGLGLDITLE
- the rplL gene encoding 50S ribosomal protein L7/L12, producing the protein MADLKAFAEQLVNLTVKEVNELAQILKDEYGIEPAAAAVAVAAAPAGGDDAPAAAAEQTAFDVILKEAGGSKLAVVKLVKDLTGLGLKEAKDLVDGAPKELKTGVTKEEAQSLKTQLEEAGAVVEVK